In a genomic window of Pedobacter sp. KBS0701:
- a CDS encoding adenylyl-sulfate kinase has translation MCFFYMPLEKHRALATEIIDEQYFEVFLDCSLTIYQERDVKGLFGNAGLNLIKNFTGVMLSSNGLSTL, from the coding sequence ATTTGCTTTTTTTATATGCCTTTAGAAAAACACCGGGCATTGGCCACCGAAATTATCGATGAGCAGTATTTTGAAGTTTTTTTAGACTGCTCCTTGACCATTTACCAGGAAAGAGATGTAAAAGGTTTATTTGGAAATGCCGGCCTAAACCTGATTAAAAACTTTACCGGTGTTATGTTAAGTTCGAACGGGCTGTCAACGTTATAA
- the rpsG gene encoding 30S ribosomal protein S7: protein MRKSKPKKRIILPDPKFNDVQVTRFVNNMMYDGKKSIAYSIFYDAVEIAEKKAGENGLEIFKRALTNIMPAVEVKSRRVGGANFQVPTEVRPERKTALGMKWLILYARRRGEKTMKEKLAGEIVAAAKGEGAAVKKKEDTHKMAEANKAFSHFRF from the coding sequence ATGAGAAAGTCAAAACCAAAAAAGAGAATTATTCTTCCTGATCCAAAATTTAATGATGTTCAGGTAACTCGTTTTGTAAACAACATGATGTACGATGGAAAAAAATCTATCGCTTATTCAATTTTTTATGATGCTGTTGAAATTGCTGAGAAAAAAGCAGGTGAAAACGGTTTAGAGATATTCAAACGCGCATTAACTAACATTATGCCAGCTGTAGAGGTTAAATCTCGTCGTGTTGGTGGTGCTAACTTCCAGGTTCCAACTGAGGTTAGACCAGAGCGTAAAACAGCTTTAGGTATGAAATGGTTAATTTTATACGCTCGTCGTCGTGGTGAAAAAACCATGAAAGAGAAATTAGCTGGTGAAATCGTAGCTGCTGCTAAAGGTGAAGGTGCTGCTGTTAAGAAGAAAGAAGATACGCACAAAATGGCTGAGGCTAACAAAGCGTTCTCTCACTTCAGATTCTAA
- the rpsJ gene encoding 30S ribosomal protein S10 — MSQRIRIKLKSYDYNLVDKSAEKIVKTVKPTGAVVSGPIPLPTEKKIFTVLRSPHVNKKAREQFQLCAYKRLLDIYSSNSKTVDALMKLELPSGVEVEIKV, encoded by the coding sequence ATGAGCCAAAGAATCAGAATTAAATTAAAATCTTACGATTACAACTTAGTAGATAAATCTGCTGAGAAAATCGTAAAAACTGTTAAACCTACGGGTGCAGTGGTTAGTGGTCCGATTCCACTTCCTACAGAGAAAAAAATCTTTACTGTTTTACGTTCTCCACACGTAAACAAAAAAGCTAGAGAGCAATTCCAATTGTGCGCCTACAAACGTTTATTGGATATTTATAGCTCTAACTCTAAAACAGTTGATGCTTTAATGAAACTTGAATTACCTAGCGGTGTTGAAGTTGAAATCAAAGTTTAA
- a CDS encoding RagB/SusD family nutrient uptake outer membrane protein: protein MKANQIKIYIVALALIFSVSSCKKEVKPSTAIDDESALTNPGDIETATIGTYAVLRNATYVRSAHFLTEFQGDNVAQGQPSSDDLSRCYRYTHIPTGTHGANFWKQAYYVIVAANKIIAAIPDNSGVDLKQLKGENLYLKGMMEFNLVRVFGRPYTQGNGENPGVPVLKEGVPAGTPARNTVKEVYAAAIADLLKAADLMTVAKADIFASKEVAYALLSRIYLNMGDNANAIKYADLVIASGRYKLLQGADYASYFTKTPEANPETIFAIRYAKTEDQDFGAIGSMYYSGTPGALSTPGAQGNTGYGEIYASQQYVAELDKNPADLRHSFIAPYKINGVLQVNTKIAPNVPMYYVTKYNLQEGIANLSSPVYLRLAEMYLNKAEANAKLGNAQLALDDVNLIRTRAGIPVLTLEGIAAANKTALDVVLEERRLEFAFEGQRAYDLFRNNRPMTRNYPGTHALNNTPNTNITQTILPTDARVIFYVPQYEIDNNKNLTQNP from the coding sequence ATGAAAGCGAATCAAATTAAAATATATATAGTTGCACTTGCACTTATTTTTAGTGTAAGTAGTTGTAAAAAGGAAGTAAAACCATCAACAGCCATTGATGACGAATCTGCATTGACGAACCCTGGTGACATTGAGACTGCAACGATTGGTACTTATGCTGTACTGAGAAATGCTACTTATGTGAGAAGTGCTCATTTTTTAACAGAATTTCAGGGGGATAATGTGGCTCAGGGACAGCCATCTTCTGATGATCTTTCGAGGTGCTACCGCTATACCCATATTCCCACAGGGACACATGGTGCTAACTTTTGGAAACAGGCCTATTACGTTATTGTTGCTGCAAATAAGATTATAGCAGCTATTCCAGATAATTCGGGTGTAGATTTAAAACAGCTTAAAGGCGAAAATCTTTACCTAAAGGGAATGATGGAGTTTAACCTGGTTCGGGTATTTGGAAGGCCATATACACAGGGCAACGGCGAAAATCCGGGAGTTCCCGTTTTAAAGGAGGGTGTGCCTGCAGGTACACCAGCAAGAAATACCGTTAAAGAAGTATATGCCGCAGCTATTGCAGATTTATTAAAAGCAGCCGATTTGATGACTGTAGCAAAAGCGGATATTTTTGCATCGAAGGAAGTTGCTTATGCTTTGCTATCTCGTATTTACTTAAATATGGGCGATAATGCCAATGCCATAAAATATGCCGATCTGGTAATTGCTTCTGGTCGTTATAAATTGCTTCAGGGTGCAGATTATGCCAGTTACTTCACTAAAACTCCGGAAGCCAATCCGGAAACTATTTTTGCCATCCGTTATGCCAAAACAGAAGATCAGGATTTTGGTGCCATTGGCTCCATGTACTACAGCGGTACACCAGGTGCATTATCTACCCCGGGTGCTCAGGGCAATACCGGCTATGGCGAAATTTATGCTTCTCAGCAATATGTGGCAGAGCTGGATAAAAATCCGGCAGATTTAAGACACAGTTTTATTGCGCCTTATAAAATTAACGGTGTGTTGCAGGTAAATACTAAGATAGCCCCAAATGTACCGATGTATTATGTAACCAAATACAATTTACAGGAAGGGATCGCAAATTTAAGCTCACCGGTTTACCTGCGTTTGGCAGAAATGTATCTGAATAAAGCTGAAGCAAATGCCAAACTCGGCAATGCACAATTGGCACTTGATGATGTAAACCTGATCCGTACCAGGGCCGGAATTCCGGTTTTAACACTTGAAGGCATTGCTGCAGCAAATAAAACGGCTTTGGATGTTGTTTTAGAAGAACGCAGGCTTGAATTTGCTTTTGAAGGACAGCGCGCGTACGATCTGTTCAGGAATAACAGACCGATGACAAGAAATTATCCGGGTACGCACGCCTTAAATAACACGCCCAATACAAACATCACGCAAACCATTTTGCCTACCGATGCCCGTGTTATTTTTTACGTTCCGCAGTATGAGATAGACAATAACAAAAATCTAACTCAGAATCCTTAG
- the rpsL gene encoding 30S ribosomal protein S12, with amino-acid sequence MPTIQQLVRKGRVALEFKSKSPALDSCPQRRGVCTRVYTTTPKKPNSAMRKVARVRLTNGKEVNAYIPGEGHNLQEHSIVLIRGGRVKDLPGVRYHIIRGALDTSGVAGRNQRRSKYGTKRPKPGQVAAAPTKGKKK; translated from the coding sequence ATGCCAACCATTCAACAATTAGTTAGAAAAGGTAGAGTAGCACTGGAGTTCAAGAGTAAGTCTCCAGCGTTGGACAGCTGTCCACAGCGAAGAGGTGTATGTACACGTGTGTACACCACTACCCCTAAAAAACCAAACTCAGCAATGCGTAAAGTAGCCCGTGTTCGTTTAACGAACGGTAAAGAGGTGAATGCTTACATTCCTGGAGAAGGTCACAACTTACAGGAGCACTCAATCGTATTGATCCGTGGTGGTCGTGTTAAAGATTTACCAGGTGTACGTTACCACATCATCCGTGGTGCATTAGATACATCAGGTGTGGCTGGTCGTAACCAACGTCGTTCTAAATATGGTACTAAACGTCCTAAGCCAGGACAAGTAGCTGCGGCGCCAACAAAAGGTAAAAAGAAATAA
- a CDS encoding SusC/RagA family TonB-linked outer membrane protein — MKIKSLLIFGAVGLLWLNESKAFADLNHHTNLNHEAMGPNHFADITVKGKITDKSGPVPGATITLKSNPGIGTSTNGSGNFAITVPADGILIIKSVGYKTQEIPVQGKTTINISLEEENNNLSDVVVVGYSSKKQGELSSSVSVISAEKLKGVASNDVISMIQGKAPGVVVSSGSGDPTSAPKMTIRGIGSINGGTAPLLVVDGNILGAYGTEGATYSPNDVESVTILKDAAATGLYGSRAGSGVIIVTTKTGKAGEAKIEFSSTVGFNSPSTGHFKLMNSQQLYDYQKTFSNPDPSVLKNDTNWWDLATQNGMTQNYTLSASGGTEKTRYYIAGNFYREQGTVINNDKNAYNLRANLNSQLTKKLKLSLLLNGVFTRNNYANSNSLGDGYLNLPFDPAYNADGTPVDPRITPTWKGRDVENFLHSTQYNLSYQRSLNLSADVNLDYNIVKNLTFSSYNRTTFYNTFAVDYYDKRTKEGGATNGSLYNSTTYKNRLLSSNRLKYENSFGENHLTVLAVGETEKSYYDDAYSNGKNLPAGRPVMSTATDIISNPSGGTNEYNFSKYLSQVDYNYAGKYFAIASFVHENSSRFGLNKSGGDFYQLGASWILSNEQFLKGVKPISFLKLRASYGTTGNAEIGDYPSLGLYAIDASASYGGLPGARPDQKGNPDLTWEKQKTANIGLDIGFWNRIDLTVDLYDKRSDALLFKVPLPSTDGYGYIFQNVGALKNRGLEFSINTKNFTGQFQWETNFNMAFNRNTILGLTEGKDAINPGGSQPKAIGRDIYDWKMPIWAGVDPNNGDPLWEKVITDADGVNHIAVTNTYALATRQYTGTSASPKFTGGFTNTFSYKGVSLSAFFNFVYGNEVYNNSRAYFDNDGLYESYNAMVLKSGWSRWEKVGDVATHPKPVLGGNHDSNQQSSRYLEDGSYIRLRNVTLGYQIPTSWLSKIKISSARIFVSGDNLWTGTKFSGIDPEVVLAPDDNDPNVVPGSSSFRYPISKKILFGVNISL, encoded by the coding sequence ATGAAGATTAAATCTTTACTGATTTTTGGTGCAGTTGGCTTATTATGGCTTAACGAAAGTAAAGCTTTTGCCGATCTAAACCATCACACAAACCTTAATCACGAGGCAATGGGGCCGAACCACTTCGCCGATATTACCGTTAAAGGGAAAATAACCGATAAATCTGGTCCGGTTCCTGGAGCAACCATCACTTTAAAATCAAATCCGGGTATCGGCACCTCTACTAATGGATCTGGTAATTTTGCAATCACTGTGCCTGCTGATGGCATTTTAATTATTAAATCTGTCGGTTATAAAACACAGGAAATTCCTGTGCAGGGCAAAACTACAATCAACATTAGCCTTGAAGAAGAAAATAATAACCTTAGCGATGTAGTAGTGGTTGGTTATTCGTCAAAAAAGCAGGGAGAATTGTCGAGTTCTGTTTCAGTTATTTCTGCAGAAAAATTAAAGGGTGTAGCCTCTAATGATGTAATTTCTATGATTCAGGGTAAAGCCCCGGGTGTAGTGGTTTCTTCTGGCTCAGGAGACCCGACTTCTGCACCTAAAATGACAATAAGAGGTATTGGAAGTATTAATGGCGGAACAGCACCGTTGTTAGTGGTAGATGGAAATATTCTTGGTGCTTATGGTACCGAAGGTGCTACCTATAGTCCAAATGATGTGGAATCTGTTACTATCTTAAAAGACGCTGCGGCTACCGGATTGTATGGCTCACGTGCAGGTAGTGGCGTTATCATCGTAACTACTAAAACAGGTAAAGCGGGAGAAGCAAAAATAGAATTCAGTTCAACAGTAGGTTTTAACTCACCTTCTACCGGTCATTTCAAATTGATGAACAGTCAGCAATTGTATGATTATCAAAAAACATTTTCCAACCCCGATCCATCTGTTTTAAAAAATGATACCAATTGGTGGGATTTGGCTACCCAAAACGGAATGACGCAGAATTATACCCTGTCTGCATCAGGAGGTACAGAAAAAACAAGGTATTACATTGCCGGTAACTTTTATAGAGAACAGGGTACCGTAATCAATAACGATAAAAATGCCTATAACTTAAGGGCGAATTTAAATAGCCAGTTAACCAAAAAACTTAAATTGAGTTTATTGTTGAACGGGGTATTTACCAGAAATAACTATGCTAACAGTAATTCTTTAGGCGATGGATACCTGAACCTCCCTTTCGACCCTGCTTACAATGCAGATGGAACACCTGTTGATCCACGGATTACACCAACCTGGAAAGGCCGCGATGTAGAAAATTTTCTTCATTCTACGCAATATAATCTTTCCTATCAAAGAAGTTTAAACTTAAGTGCCGATGTAAATTTAGATTATAACATTGTAAAGAACTTAACTTTTTCCAGCTACAACAGAACCACTTTTTATAACACCTTTGCAGTAGATTATTATGATAAAAGAACTAAAGAGGGGGGTGCAACCAACGGCTCACTTTATAACTCCACAACATATAAAAACAGGTTATTAAGCTCAAACAGACTGAAATATGAGAATAGTTTTGGCGAAAATCATTTAACCGTACTGGCTGTTGGCGAAACGGAAAAATCGTACTATGATGATGCTTACTCAAATGGGAAAAATTTACCTGCCGGCCGTCCGGTAATGTCTACCGCAACCGATATTATCAGCAATCCATCCGGTGGGACAAATGAGTATAATTTTAGCAAATATTTAAGCCAGGTTGATTACAATTATGCAGGTAAATACTTTGCAATTGCCTCCTTTGTGCACGAAAATTCTTCGCGTTTTGGTTTAAATAAAAGTGGCGGCGATTTTTATCAGTTAGGTGCGTCATGGATTTTGAGCAATGAACAATTTTTAAAAGGCGTAAAACCAATTAGTTTCTTAAAATTAAGAGCAAGTTATGGTACAACGGGTAATGCCGAAATTGGTGATTATCCTTCATTAGGATTATATGCCATTGATGCGTCGGCCAGTTATGGCGGTCTACCCGGTGCAAGGCCTGATCAAAAAGGCAATCCCGACTTAACCTGGGAAAAGCAAAAAACAGCCAATATTGGTTTAGATATCGGATTTTGGAATAGGATAGATTTAACTGTTGATTTATATGATAAACGCTCTGATGCGCTATTGTTTAAAGTGCCTTTACCTTCAACTGATGGTTACGGATATATTTTCCAAAACGTTGGTGCCTTAAAAAATAGAGGGCTTGAGTTCAGCATCAATACTAAAAACTTTACAGGCCAGTTTCAATGGGAAACCAATTTCAATATGGCCTTTAACCGCAATACCATCTTAGGCCTTACTGAAGGAAAGGATGCTATTAACCCAGGTGGTTCTCAGCCAAAGGCGATAGGTCGCGATATTTATGATTGGAAAATGCCGATTTGGGCAGGAGTAGATCCGAACAATGGCGATCCGCTTTGGGAAAAAGTAATTACTGATGCAGATGGGGTAAACCATATTGCGGTAACCAATACTTACGCTCTGGCTACCCGCCAGTATACCGGTACATCGGCTTCACCGAAATTTACTGGAGGTTTTACCAATACCTTTAGCTATAAAGGTGTTTCACTAAGCGCATTTTTCAATTTTGTTTATGGTAACGAAGTGTATAACAATAGCCGTGCTTATTTTGATAATGATGGTTTGTACGAAAGTTATAATGCGATGGTATTAAAGTCGGGATGGAGCAGATGGGAAAAAGTTGGTGATGTTGCTACACACCCTAAACCGGTTTTAGGTGGTAACCATGATTCTAATCAACAATCATCACGTTACCTGGAAGATGGAAGTTATATCCGTTTGCGCAACGTTACACTCGGCTATCAAATTCCAACCAGCTGGTTAAGTAAAATTAAAATAAGTAGTGCCCGGATTTTTGTTAGTGGAGATAATTTATGGACAGGGACTAAATTTTCGGGTATAGATCCTGAAGTTGTACTGGCGCCAGATGATAATGATCCAAATGTTGTCCCGGGAAGTTCAAGTTTTAGATACCCGATCAGCAAAAAAATATTGTTTGGTGTAAACATTAGTTTATAG
- a CDS encoding discoidin domain-containing protein yields the protein MKNIKIYAICLLFAGLAISCKKDKSAELTSNLEEVVLDRSGWSATASSQETANLPVTILDGNTNTFWSSNATAAFPHWLLIDMKKQTVVTKIGLTTKQGDPKGFTKFRLEGSNDGSSFTAIGELTFNPATYTEQAFALSPARNVRYLKLTALEKAATQTSNVTFLAEFSVTGLQERKPLTDIALSKTGWTATASSEVNYPGDETNLAAYVVDVISAKSPTAPTVPSFWQADYDILHPYPHWIIVDMKKASLLSYIGLNAHTDPKQGFSKFSISGSVDGVTFTQLGDDRNFNPTTVNEQKFAVSPTAPIRYVKITLLEGTSYPCLANFEGYVKL from the coding sequence ATGAAAAATATAAAAATATATGCCATTTGCCTCCTTTTTGCAGGTTTGGCAATAAGTTGTAAAAAGGACAAAAGTGCTGAACTTACGTCCAATTTAGAAGAGGTTGTGTTAGACCGCTCGGGCTGGAGTGCCACAGCTTCAAGCCAAGAAACAGCTAATCTGCCGGTAACCATTTTGGATGGTAATACGAATACTTTTTGGAGTTCGAATGCTACTGCTGCATTTCCACATTGGTTATTAATCGATATGAAAAAACAGACGGTAGTAACAAAAATCGGTTTAACTACAAAACAGGGCGATCCGAAAGGTTTTACCAAATTTAGGCTGGAAGGCAGTAATGATGGATCCAGTTTTACAGCTATTGGCGAGCTTACTTTTAATCCTGCCACTTATACCGAACAGGCATTTGCCTTATCGCCCGCCAGGAATGTGCGTTACCTTAAATTAACCGCTTTAGAAAAAGCCGCAACGCAAACGAGCAATGTTACTTTTTTAGCAGAGTTTAGCGTGACCGGCCTGCAGGAAAGAAAACCGCTTACCGATATTGCGTTGAGCAAAACAGGATGGACGGCAACAGCTTCGAGTGAAGTAAATTATCCTGGCGATGAAACTAATTTAGCAGCTTATGTGGTAGATGTAATTTCGGCCAAAAGTCCAACTGCGCCAACTGTTCCATCATTCTGGCAGGCCGATTACGATATATTGCATCCATATCCACATTGGATTATTGTTGATATGAAAAAGGCAAGTTTACTTTCTTATATCGGTCTTAATGCCCATACCGATCCAAAACAAGGTTTTAGCAAATTTTCTATTTCGGGAAGTGTAGATGGCGTTACCTTTACTCAATTGGGCGATGACCGGAATTTCAATCCAACTACAGTTAATGAGCAAAAATTTGCTGTTTCGCCAACAGCTCCGATCCGTTATGTGAAAATTACGCTGCTAGAAGGTACCAGTTACCCTTGCCTGGCAAATTTTGAGGGATATGTGAAACTCTAA
- the fusA gene encoding elongation factor G, whose amino-acid sequence MARDLKFTRNIGIAAHIDAGKTTTTERILYYAGVSHKIGEVHEGAATMDWMAQEQERGITITSAATTVNWKYRNQNYHMNIIDTPGHVDFTVEVNRSLRVLDGLVFLFSAVDGVEPQSETNWRLANNYNVARIGFVNKMDRSGADFLKVVKQVKDMLGSNAVPLQLPIGSEDNFKGVVDLINNRGIVWNEHDKGMTFTEVPIPDDMIDEVAEWREKLLESVADYDESLMEKFFDAPETITEREVLDALRAAVLDAKIVPMVCGSSFKNKGVQTMLDYVMELLPSPLDSEGVTGTNPDTGAEVLLKPSINEPFAALAFKIATDPFVGRLCFIRVYSGNLEAGSYVYNTRSESKERISRIFQMHANKQNPVPNVAAGDIAAVVGFKDIKTGDTLCEEKNPIILESMNFPEPVIGLAIEPKTQADVDKLGMGLSKLAEEDPTFRVQTDQETGQTVISGMGELHLDILIDRLKREFKVEVNQGAPQVAYKEAIFGTTEHREVYKKQSGGRGKFADIKVVISPIDADFEKGGLQFVNEIVGGSIPREFIPSVEKGFASAMSNGVLAGYPLPDMKVRLIDGSFHAVDSDALSFELAARMAYREALPKCKPSLMEPIMKIEILTPEENMGDVIGDMNRRRGQLQGMDTRNGSQVIKALVPLSEMFGYVTQLRTITSGRATSTMEFDHYEPAPKNVQDEVVAKSKGRIKSED is encoded by the coding sequence ATGGCAAGAGATTTAAAATTTACAAGAAATATTGGAATTGCGGCTCACATTGATGCGGGTAAAACTACAACAACTGAGCGTATCCTTTATTATGCTGGTGTAAGTCATAAAATTGGTGAGGTGCACGAAGGTGCTGCAACAATGGACTGGATGGCACAAGAGCAAGAGCGTGGTATTACCATTACTTCTGCTGCAACTACAGTTAACTGGAAATACAGAAACCAGAACTATCACATGAATATTATCGATACACCCGGACACGTGGATTTTACCGTAGAGGTAAACCGCTCGTTACGTGTATTAGATGGTTTAGTGTTCTTGTTTTCGGCTGTTGATGGTGTTGAGCCTCAATCAGAAACCAACTGGCGTTTAGCGAATAACTACAATGTTGCCCGTATCGGTTTCGTGAATAAAATGGACCGTTCTGGTGCTGACTTCTTAAAAGTTGTTAAGCAAGTTAAAGACATGCTGGGTAGTAACGCAGTTCCTTTGCAGTTGCCTATCGGTTCTGAAGATAACTTCAAAGGTGTGGTTGATTTGATCAACAACCGTGGTATCGTTTGGAATGAACACGATAAAGGTATGACCTTTACTGAAGTGCCAATTCCTGATGATATGATTGATGAGGTTGCGGAGTGGAGAGAGAAACTGTTAGAATCAGTTGCTGATTATGATGAGTCTCTTATGGAGAAATTCTTCGATGCTCCTGAAACCATCACTGAGCGCGAAGTTTTAGACGCTTTACGTGCAGCTGTTTTAGATGCTAAAATCGTTCCGATGGTTTGTGGTTCATCTTTCAAAAACAAAGGTGTTCAAACCATGTTGGATTACGTGATGGAATTATTGCCTTCACCTCTTGATTCAGAAGGTGTAACAGGTACTAACCCAGATACAGGTGCTGAAGTTTTATTAAAACCAAGTATCAATGAGCCATTTGCAGCTTTAGCATTTAAAATTGCAACTGACCCATTTGTAGGCCGTTTATGTTTTATCCGTGTTTACTCGGGTAATTTAGAAGCTGGTTCTTACGTTTATAATACACGTTCAGAAAGCAAAGAGCGTATTTCACGTATCTTCCAAATGCATGCTAACAAGCAAAATCCTGTACCTAATGTGGCTGCTGGTGATATTGCTGCTGTAGTAGGATTTAAAGATATCAAAACTGGTGATACACTTTGTGAAGAGAAAAACCCAATCATTCTTGAGTCGATGAACTTCCCTGAGCCAGTTATCGGTTTAGCTATTGAGCCTAAAACTCAGGCTGACGTTGATAAATTAGGTATGGGCTTATCTAAATTAGCTGAAGAAGATCCTACATTCAGAGTTCAAACAGATCAGGAAACTGGTCAGACTGTAATTTCTGGTATGGGTGAGCTTCACTTAGATATCTTAATTGACCGTTTAAAACGCGAATTTAAAGTAGAAGTTAACCAGGGTGCGCCGCAGGTAGCATACAAAGAGGCAATCTTCGGTACTACTGAACACCGCGAAGTTTACAAAAAACAATCAGGTGGTCGTGGTAAATTCGCCGATATCAAAGTTGTAATCTCTCCAATTGATGCTGACTTTGAAAAAGGTGGTTTACAATTCGTCAATGAAATTGTAGGTGGTTCAATTCCTCGTGAATTTATTCCTTCAGTTGAAAAAGGATTTGCATCTGCAATGTCAAATGGTGTGTTAGCTGGTTATCCGCTTCCTGATATGAAAGTACGTTTGATTGATGGTTCATTCCACGCAGTCGATTCAGATGCTTTATCATTCGAGCTTGCAGCCCGTATGGCATACCGTGAGGCTTTACCTAAATGTAAACCATCCTTGATGGAGCCAATCATGAAAATCGAAATCTTAACCCCTGAAGAAAACATGGGTGATGTTATCGGTGATATGAACCGTCGTCGTGGTCAGTTACAAGGTATGGATACCCGTAATGGATCTCAGGTAATTAAAGCATTGGTTCCACTTTCTGAAATGTTTGGTTATGTAACGCAGTTACGTACCATTACTTCAGGCCGTGCAACTTCTACCATGGAATTTGATCACTATGAGCCAGCGCCTAAAAACGTTCAGGACGAAGTAGTAGCTAAATCTAAAGGCAGAATTAAATCTGAAGACTAG